From the genome of Pukyongia salina, one region includes:
- a CDS encoding heavy metal-binding domain-containing protein has product MKKIILGLAIITFMGVSLTACKNDTKEDTKTQEIAKVEYQCPMKCEGEKTYTDKDVKCPVCGMGLKQVEHKNDHSNHDN; this is encoded by the coding sequence ATGAAAAAAATTATTTTAGGTTTGGCGATCATTACGTTTATGGGAGTTTCATTAACTGCCTGTAAAAATGACACAAAGGAAGATACGAAGACTCAAGAAATTGCGAAAGTAGAGTATCAATGCCCAATGAAATGTGAAGGTGAAAAAACCTACACAGATAAAGATGTAAAATGTCCGGTGTGCGGCATGGGATTGAAGCAAGTGGAGCATAAGAATGATCATTCAAATCACGATAATTAA
- a CDS encoding DUF6660 family protein, whose translation MKFLCYILAITIFSLSATPCSDGQNIEDQHQEELSIDHNHQEDSDDSCPVTCICNCCGMSITYEPLATFDLIDYYKISTKIFSSYQSIYRFDFHSNIWQPPQVTS comes from the coding sequence ATGAAATTTTTGTGCTACATATTGGCAATTACAATATTTTCTTTGTCTGCAACACCTTGTTCTGATGGTCAAAATATTGAAGATCAACATCAGGAAGAGCTGAGCATAGACCATAATCATCAAGAAGATAGTGACGATTCTTGTCCCGTAACTTGCATTTGTAATTGTTGTGGTATGTCTATTACCTATGAACCTTTGGCGACTTTCGACCTAATTGACTATTACAAAATTTCTACGAAAATATTTTCTTCATATCAGTCTATATATAGATTTGATTTTCATTCCAATATTTGGCAACCGCCACAAGTAACTAGCTAA
- a CDS encoding TonB-dependent receptor: MNKYILSIKLILILCLSIEAQTSDIQIKVVTGAENEPLIGATVYFEALEKGAVTNFDGIAEFTVIPNGQHQIIISFLGFETLETTIQVPDETDLTFKLKEGGNQLDAVVLQSTRSTRTVKRIPTRIEFIGAEELGEKAIMNPSNISMVLRESTGIQMQQTSLSSGSTNIRIQGLDGRYTQLLRDGFPLYGGFSSGLSILQIPPLDLNQFEIIKGSSSTLYGGGAIAGLVNMVSKTPDEEPALDIMLTQTHALGSTANIFYSERNEKFGVSLYGSGHYQKAFDPEDDGFSNLPKTTSISFNPKLFYYPSEDTTVWFGLNGTYDDRIGGDITKIESGEDGIHQYTEENISKRISSQLVYQTQLDSVSSLEFKNSVSFFDRDLNVPDFNFDGQQTNTFTEITYNKASEKTDWIIGANLYTSNFDENDNAPLQRDQKDVTFGAFANNIYDISDNWILETGLRADYNNDFGFFPLPRISLLYKNSSGFSSRIGGGLGYKIPDIFTEEAEYINFENVLAIDKSTVDAERSYGVNFDVNYQIRLSDEIGFSVNQLFYVTAINDGLLLNSTDNELFQFENAPDEIFSKGAETNIKFTYRDFRWFLNYALIDTKLNYLPGNPQKPLTAKHNAGSVLMYESDKWRIGYETYYTGKQFLSNGTETTDFVTMGLLVMRNFKLGSVFVNFENFTDRRQSRFSPLVLPPHENPVFPEIYAPTDGFIFSVGLIIKPFGNGDHD, translated from the coding sequence ATGAATAAATACATATTGAGCATAAAGCTCATTTTAATACTTTGTCTATCAATAGAGGCACAAACATCCGATATTCAAATAAAAGTGGTTACAGGGGCAGAAAACGAGCCTTTAATTGGTGCTACGGTTTACTTTGAGGCATTAGAAAAAGGAGCAGTAACAAATTTCGATGGGATTGCAGAGTTTACGGTAATACCGAATGGTCAACATCAAATAATAATTTCATTTTTAGGATTTGAAACATTAGAAACAACGATTCAAGTCCCGGACGAAACAGATTTGACGTTTAAACTTAAAGAAGGTGGGAATCAATTAGATGCTGTGGTATTACAGTCCACGAGAAGTACAAGAACGGTGAAAAGGATACCAACACGGATTGAGTTTATAGGTGCAGAAGAATTAGGAGAAAAAGCAATAATGAATCCTTCTAATATTTCTATGGTACTTCGTGAAAGTACCGGAATACAAATGCAACAAACCTCATTAAGCAGTGGTAGTACGAATATTCGGATTCAAGGATTAGATGGAAGATATACACAGTTATTGAGAGATGGATTTCCTCTGTATGGAGGCTTTTCAAGTGGATTAAGCATACTACAAATTCCACCTTTAGACCTTAATCAGTTTGAAATAATAAAAGGAAGTTCATCTACATTGTATGGTGGAGGTGCTATTGCAGGATTAGTAAATATGGTATCTAAAACACCTGATGAAGAACCTGCTTTAGACATCATGCTTACGCAGACCCATGCATTAGGAAGTACAGCTAATATCTTTTACAGCGAACGAAATGAAAAGTTTGGTGTTTCACTCTATGGCTCTGGTCACTATCAAAAAGCATTTGACCCAGAAGATGATGGCTTTAGTAATCTACCAAAAACAACATCAATTTCTTTCAATCCTAAACTGTTTTATTATCCATCTGAGGATACTACAGTTTGGTTTGGATTAAACGGAACGTATGATGATAGAATCGGTGGAGATATTACCAAAATTGAAAGTGGGGAAGATGGTATTCATCAATATACTGAAGAAAACATTTCAAAACGCATAAGTAGTCAATTGGTGTATCAAACTCAATTAGATTCTGTTAGCTCATTAGAATTTAAAAATAGTGTCTCTTTTTTTGATAGGGATTTAAATGTTCCAGATTTTAATTTTGATGGTCAGCAAACAAACACTTTTACTGAAATTACATATAATAAAGCATCGGAAAAAACAGATTGGATAATTGGAGCTAATCTATATACATCAAACTTTGATGAAAATGATAATGCACCACTACAACGTGACCAAAAAGACGTAACCTTCGGTGCTTTTGCAAATAATATCTACGATATTTCAGATAATTGGATATTAGAAACAGGGCTAAGAGCAGATTATAATAACGATTTCGGTTTCTTTCCTCTACCAAGAATTTCATTACTATATAAAAATAGTAGTGGATTTTCAAGTAGAATTGGTGGAGGTTTAGGGTATAAGATTCCGGATATTTTTACTGAAGAAGCTGAGTACATCAATTTTGAAAATGTACTTGCAATAGATAAATCTACAGTAGATGCAGAACGTTCTTATGGTGTTAATTTCGATGTAAATTATCAAATCCGTTTATCTGATGAGATTGGTTTTTCTGTGAATCAATTATTCTATGTTACTGCTATTAATGATGGATTGCTTTTAAATTCAACAGATAACGAATTATTTCAGTTTGAAAATGCACCAGATGAAATCTTTAGTAAAGGAGCAGAGACAAATATAAAATTTACATATAGAGACTTTAGATGGTTTTTAAACTATGCCCTTATTGATACCAAACTAAATTATTTACCTGGTAATCCTCAAAAACCATTAACAGCGAAGCATAACGCAGGTAGCGTTTTAATGTACGAATCGGACAAATGGCGAATTGGTTATGAAACCTATTATACAGGAAAACAATTTTTATCCAATGGAACCGAAACGACAGACTTTGTAACTATGGGTTTGTTGGTTATGCGTAACTTTAAATTAGGTAGTGTATTTGTGAACTTTGAAAATTTTACAGATAGAAGACAAAGCAGGTTTTCACCTTTGGTTTTACCACCACACGAGAATCCTGTATTTCCAGAGATTTATGCTCCTACAGATGGCTTTATATTTAGTGTAGGACTTATTATCAAACCTTTCGGAAACGGAGACCACGATTAA
- a CDS encoding Fur family transcriptional regulator, whose amino-acid sequence METIEQLLESKVIRVTAMRLLIYKFLAEKETAVTLSDIENAFEKADRTTLYRTIKTFEDKGIVHQIDDGTGVTKYALCEESCNCEIETDLHLHFHCTNCSETICLTEHKIPQIKVPEGFVSENVNLVVKGICDKCSG is encoded by the coding sequence ATGGAAACAATCGAACAATTATTAGAGTCAAAAGTTATACGTGTTACCGCAATGCGCTTGTTGATATACAAGTTTCTTGCTGAAAAAGAAACTGCAGTAACATTGAGTGATATTGAAAATGCGTTTGAAAAAGCAGATAGAACTACCTTATATAGAACGATCAAAACTTTTGAAGATAAAGGAATCGTTCATCAAATAGATGATGGCACAGGAGTTACCAAATATGCATTATGTGAAGAGAGTTGCAATTGTGAAATTGAAACTGATTTACACCTCCATTTCCATTGCACTAATTGTAGCGAGACCATTTGCTTAACAGAGCATAAAATCCCTCAAATAAAAGTGCCGGAAGGATTCGTTTCTGAGAATGTGAACTTGGTAGTAAAAGGTATTTGCGATAAATGTAGCGGTTAA
- a CDS encoding heavy metal translocating P-type ATPase, translated as MKKKKVNLRDLKPNSGKEHGHDDSHNHSNNSNKFKAYIPAIISFTMLIIGIGLDYFEVSFFKDWIRVIYYGIAYLPVGLPVVKEGWVSINKGDVFTEFFLMSIATIGAFIIGEYPEGVAVMLFYAVGELFQNAAVNRAKGNIKALLDVRPNEALVFRNNDYISVSPETVKIGEKIQVRVGEKIPLDGILLSEKGSFNTAALTGESKPNTLVNGEKLFAGSINLDGVIEIETTKEFKDSSIARILDMVQNAVARKSKTELFIRQFARIYTPIVVFLAIGVTFIPYFFVHDYVFKDWLYRALIFLVISCPCALVISIPLGYFGGLGAASKNGILFKGASFLDAMTKVNTLVMDKTGTVTKGVFKIKEIKVIDLEESEFMKYLMAMEEQSIHPIAKAILEYKQDLKGFKAEEVSEIAGKGLKGIVNGKTVLVGNKALMTANNISVLDETDTIVESIVLVSIDNKFAGFVVIADELKEDAQETITALHKIGVKNIMMLSGDKDSITQKVASELNIENAKGGLLPEDKLNEVEILKKNPTNKIAFIGDGINDAPVLAASDVGIAMGGLGSDVAIETADVIIQTDQPSKVVRAIKISRSTRKIVWQNIILAFGVKVIVLILGAGGLATMWEAVFADVGVALLAILNAVRLQRMEWS; from the coding sequence ATGAAGAAAAAGAAAGTCAATTTAAGAGATTTAAAGCCAAATTCGGGAAAAGAGCATGGACATGATGATAGCCACAATCATAGTAACAATTCAAATAAATTTAAAGCCTACATTCCAGCCATCATAAGTTTTACAATGCTAATTATTGGTATTGGGTTAGATTATTTTGAAGTTAGTTTTTTCAAGGATTGGATTAGAGTCATTTATTATGGCATTGCTTATTTGCCAGTTGGACTTCCTGTTGTAAAGGAAGGCTGGGTAAGTATTAATAAAGGCGATGTATTTACAGAGTTCTTTTTAATGTCCATTGCTACTATTGGTGCATTTATAATTGGTGAGTATCCTGAAGGTGTTGCGGTAATGTTATTTTACGCAGTTGGTGAATTATTTCAAAACGCAGCAGTAAACAGAGCAAAAGGAAATATAAAAGCCTTACTTGACGTAAGACCAAATGAAGCTCTGGTATTTCGAAACAATGATTATATATCTGTAAGTCCAGAAACGGTTAAAATTGGCGAAAAAATACAAGTACGTGTGGGAGAAAAAATTCCTTTGGACGGTATTCTTCTTTCCGAAAAAGGCTCATTTAATACAGCTGCATTAACAGGCGAAAGTAAACCCAATACCTTGGTAAATGGCGAAAAATTATTTGCTGGTAGTATTAATTTGGATGGCGTAATAGAAATCGAAACCACCAAAGAATTTAAGGATAGTTCCATTGCCAGAATTCTGGATATGGTTCAGAATGCCGTAGCTCGTAAATCGAAGACAGAATTGTTCATCAGGCAATTCGCACGAATTTACACACCCATTGTAGTGTTTTTAGCAATTGGTGTTACGTTCATTCCCTATTTTTTTGTTCATGATTATGTCTTTAAAGATTGGTTATACAGAGCTTTAATTTTTCTGGTAATCTCTTGTCCTTGTGCCCTAGTTATTTCAATACCATTAGGTTACTTCGGAGGATTAGGAGCAGCTTCAAAGAATGGTATTTTGTTTAAAGGCGCTTCATTTCTAGATGCAATGACCAAGGTAAATACTTTGGTTATGGATAAGACAGGAACGGTTACCAAAGGAGTTTTCAAAATCAAAGAAATCAAAGTCATAGATTTAGAAGAATCCGAATTTATGAAGTACCTAATGGCTATGGAAGAACAGTCAATACATCCCATTGCAAAAGCCATATTGGAATACAAGCAAGATCTTAAAGGATTTAAAGCAGAAGAAGTTTCTGAAATCGCAGGTAAAGGCTTAAAAGGTATCGTGAATGGCAAGACCGTATTAGTTGGTAATAAAGCCCTTATGACAGCTAATAACATTAGCGTTTTAGATGAAACGGATACAATTGTAGAATCGATTGTTTTAGTAAGCATCGATAATAAGTTCGCTGGTTTTGTAGTAATTGCTGATGAATTAAAGGAAGATGCACAAGAAACGATTACAGCATTGCATAAAATAGGTGTCAAAAATATAATGATGCTTTCTGGGGATAAAGATTCAATTACTCAAAAAGTAGCCTCTGAATTAAATATAGAAAACGCAAAAGGCGGCTTGTTACCAGAGGATAAATTAAATGAAGTTGAAATTTTAAAGAAAAATCCAACAAATAAAATTGCTTTCATAGGTGATGGTATTAATGATGCGCCCGTTTTAGCTGCAAGTGATGTGGGTATCGCAATGGGTGGTTTAGGTAGTGATGTTGCTATAGAAACAGCTGATGTTATAATTCAAACAGACCAACCTTCAAAAGTGGTTAGAGCCATTAAAATAAGTCGCTCCACCCGAAAAATTGTTTGGCAGAACATTATTTTGGCTTTTGGTGTAAAAGTTATTGTATTGATTTTAGGAGCAGGTGGCTTGGCTACAATGTGGGAAGCTGTTTTTGCAGATGTAGGTGTAGCACTATTGGCAATATTAAATGCAGTTCGATTACAGAGAATGGAATGGAGTTAA
- a CDS encoding NAD(P)H-dependent oxidoreductase: MNSEIISKLRWRYATKKFDPNKILSEAKLEILKEAFNLTATSYGLQPLRLLVLTDPTIKEQLVPISMDQLQVKDASHVLIICTEQTVTSKYIEAHFSRVEEIRNTPRKILDPFEDFLVASFSEMKPEEIDLWMTKQAYLAMGNLLTVCALEGIDACPMEGFEPEKYDELLELHKLGLRSVLVLPVGYRAEDDMFADFKKVRRGVKDVVIEL; the protein is encoded by the coding sequence ATGAATTCAGAAATTATATCTAAACTTCGATGGCGATACGCAACTAAGAAATTCGATCCCAATAAAATTCTTTCCGAAGCAAAATTGGAAATTCTAAAAGAGGCATTTAATCTCACTGCTACATCCTACGGACTCCAGCCGCTTCGATTATTAGTCCTCACAGATCCTACCATAAAGGAGCAACTTGTACCCATTAGTATGGATCAACTACAGGTAAAGGACGCTTCTCATGTTCTCATTATTTGTACAGAACAAACCGTGACTTCAAAATATATAGAAGCACATTTTAGTAGGGTAGAGGAAATACGCAATACACCGAGAAAGATTCTTGATCCCTTCGAAGACTTTCTTGTTGCTTCTTTTTCTGAAATGAAACCCGAGGAGATCGACCTATGGATGACCAAACAAGCCTACCTCGCCATGGGTAATTTACTTACCGTTTGCGCTCTGGAAGGTATCGACGCCTGTCCTATGGAAGGTTTCGAACCGGAAAAGTATGACGAACTTCTGGAATTACACAAACTAGGCCTTCGCTCTGTGCTGGTCTTGCCTGTAGGTTATCGTGCTGAGGATGATATGTTCGCCGATTTTAAAAAGGTGAGACGTGGGGTAAAAGATGTAGTGATCGAACTTTAG
- a CDS encoding DegT/DnrJ/EryC1/StrS family aminotransferase translates to MPGFEVFGAEERKQVNDVLETGILMRYGFDGMRNNHWKAKEFEAAFAKRMQVNHCQLVSSGTAALTVALASAGIGAGDEVIMPTFTFVASFESIMMLGAVPVLVDIDDTLTLDPVAVEAAITPRTRCIMPVHMCGSMADLKALKSICDKYNLILLEDACQALGGTYDGKPLGSYGDLGCFSFDFVKTITCGEGGAVISNFEQYMIHADQYQDHGHDHVGNDRGAETHPTLGYNFRISELNAAVGIAQLAKMDTILDIQKTNYTLMRNAIAGIPGVSFRRVPETGVENYSFLNFFMPSEEKAKKAHAALLEAGVDGSFYWYTNNWHYINGWEHLRNLKSLGRLPSEIKTQMQDLNNTDFSKSDHWMGRTISCLVKVGWTEEEVKQRAANMKAALEQVI, encoded by the coding sequence ATGCCCGGATTTGAAGTTTTTGGCGCCGAAGAGCGTAAACAAGTGAACGACGTATTAGAAACCGGTATCCTCATGCGATACGGATTCGACGGAATGCGAAACAATCATTGGAAAGCTAAGGAATTTGAGGCGGCATTTGCCAAACGTATGCAGGTAAATCATTGTCAGCTTGTCTCCAGCGGCACAGCAGCACTCACAGTAGCCCTGGCCTCGGCCGGAATAGGGGCAGGGGATGAGGTGATCATGCCTACATTCACCTTTGTGGCAAGTTTCGAATCCATCATGATGTTGGGCGCCGTTCCTGTCCTGGTGGATATAGACGACACCCTAACCCTGGATCCCGTGGCAGTCGAGGCTGCCATAACTCCTCGAACTCGTTGTATCATGCCTGTTCATATGTGTGGATCCATGGCAGATCTTAAAGCCCTGAAATCTATTTGCGATAAATACAATCTTATCTTGTTGGAAGATGCCTGTCAGGCATTAGGTGGTACATACGACGGGAAACCTCTCGGTAGCTATGGCGACCTGGGATGCTTTTCTTTCGATTTCGTTAAGACCATTACCTGCGGTGAAGGAGGAGCGGTAATTAGTAATTTTGAACAGTATATGATCCACGCAGACCAGTACCAGGATCACGGCCATGATCATGTTGGTAACGATAGGGGAGCCGAAACTCATCCCACCTTGGGCTATAATTTCAGAATTTCCGAACTCAATGCAGCCGTGGGTATCGCTCAGCTAGCGAAGATGGATACTATTCTAGATATTCAGAAGACAAATTACACCCTAATGCGTAATGCTATAGCCGGAATTCCGGGTGTAAGCTTTAGGCGAGTTCCCGAAACCGGGGTAGAAAATTATTCTTTTCTGAATTTCTTTATGCCTTCGGAAGAAAAAGCCAAAAAAGCTCATGCTGCATTGCTTGAGGCAGGCGTAGATGGCAGCTTCTACTGGTATACCAATAATTGGCATTATATAAACGGATGGGAGCATCTGCGTAACCTGAAGTCTCTAGGCAGATTACCTTCAGAAATAAAAACTCAGATGCAGGATCTTAATAACACCGATTTCTCTAAAAGCGATCACTGGATGGGCAGAACCATTTCCTGCCTGGTAAAAGTTGGCTGGACCGAGGAAGAAGTGAAACAACGTGCTGCTAATATGAAGGCAGCACTGGAGCAGGTGATCTAA
- the ribB gene encoding 3,4-dihydroxy-2-butanone-4-phosphate synthase, translated as MITTEKTSTIKLNTIEEAIEDIRDGKIIIVVDDENRENEGDFIAAAEMVTPEMINFMARHGRGLICAPLTEERCKELDLTMMVENNTVLHHTQFTVSVDLIGHGCTTGISVHDRAKTMKALVDEDTKPSDLGRPGHIFPLRAKEGGVLRRTGHTEAAIDFARLAGLKPAGILVEILNEDGTMARLPQLVEVAKKFDLKLVSIEDLVAYRMEHDSLIDKKEDFEINTNFGKYRLRAYQQTTNNQIHIALTKGEWQENEPVLVRVNSTLVNNDILGTLTNNADKKLDDMFKVVNDEGKGAIVFINQQSQSLNLLKRLAQLREAQVDNEIAKAPRIEMDSKDFGIGAQILHDLGIHKIRLISNSQQSKRVGMIGYGLEIVDYVAY; from the coding sequence ATGATCACTACGGAAAAGACCAGCACCATAAAACTAAACACCATTGAAGAAGCCATAGAGGATATACGAGATGGAAAGATCATCATTGTGGTAGACGATGAGAATCGAGAAAATGAAGGAGATTTTATCGCCGCTGCCGAAATGGTAACTCCGGAGATGATCAATTTCATGGCCAGACATGGGCGCGGACTTATCTGCGCACCTCTTACCGAAGAACGCTGTAAGGAGCTGGATCTTACCATGATGGTTGAGAACAATACTGTATTACATCATACTCAATTTACTGTATCGGTAGATCTTATAGGACATGGCTGTACAACAGGTATCTCGGTTCATGACCGGGCCAAGACCATGAAAGCCCTGGTTGATGAAGATACAAAACCCAGTGACCTTGGTAGGCCAGGACATATATTCCCACTTCGCGCCAAAGAAGGAGGTGTATTGAGAAGAACAGGGCACACAGAAGCGGCTATAGATTTCGCGAGACTGGCGGGATTAAAACCAGCTGGAATATTGGTGGAGATCCTTAATGAAGACGGAACAATGGCACGATTGCCACAACTGGTAGAAGTAGCGAAGAAATTCGACCTTAAATTGGTTTCTATAGAAGATCTTGTAGCCTACAGGATGGAGCACGATTCCCTGATCGACAAAAAAGAAGATTTTGAGATCAATACCAACTTCGGCAAATACAGGCTAAGAGCTTATCAGCAAACTACCAATAATCAAATCCACATCGCCCTGACAAAAGGAGAATGGCAGGAAAATGAACCCGTTTTAGTACGAGTTAATTCTACGCTGGTTAATAATGACATATTGGGTACGCTAACCAATAATGCAGATAAGAAACTGGACGATATGTTCAAGGTGGTTAATGATGAAGGAAAAGGAGCCATTGTTTTTATCAATCAGCAGTCCCAGTCGTTAAACCTTTTAAAACGTTTAGCGCAGCTACGTGAAGCTCAAGTTGACAACGAGATCGCCAAAGCGCCAAGAATAGAGATGGATAGCAAAGATTTTGGTATAGGGGCACAGATCCTTCACGACCTGGGTATTCATAAAATAAGGCTCATCTCTAATAGTCAGCAATCAAAACGAGTAGGAATGATAGGATATGGCCTGGAGATTGTAGATTACGTGGCGTATTAG
- a CDS encoding LptF/LptG family permease produces MFIFVLQTIWLYISELAGKDLDVWVVLKFLWYVSPRLIPLVLPLTILVTSLMVFGNFSEKYEFAAMKSTGISLQRAMRSLTIFILILAGTAFLFANNVIPYSEYKWQNLRRNIAQVSPSMVIAEGQFSQIGDDFNIKVAEKSGDRDQYLKNIVIHKKNPSRPNGNYTVIIADNGELASAKGSNTLSLILNEGYYFDEVQTKDPEKQQKEPFVKSYFEQYVINIDLTEFNDTDVDKENDVSNHNMYKMSELFVEIDSLSIGYTNDIKTFADNMYYRSGLSKFKDPKVQDVEGTDTIGQVLEVYQVPIQLNILNMALNNVRGTIQSINSKKIEFQIKTKQLNKHEIALHEKYVLAIACIILFFVGAPLGAIIRKGGMGLPMVVAVLLFLTYHFIGIFAKNSAEDGTMHPFIASWISTAIMLPLGVWLTYRATTDQGIFDIDSFLHRFRKSPAAEVEVVYENLNKEIAITKEEEESLEGLTVAQLKDAVKNSKQYGYTSDFRIAALRKLAEHGFTQEHLHVSGDLYNKDLIEAEKLVSRFRKLSVYTFICFALYLVIPIVTTAMETKDETITVILSVIGLINIVLFYVFLFKTHNTVNNLSRITKDQTINSAVILVGFPLYIFLYFYYKRHIQRSLKNIR; encoded by the coding sequence ATGTTCATTTTTGTACTGCAGACCATCTGGTTATATATCTCCGAATTAGCCGGGAAAGACCTTGATGTCTGGGTGGTATTGAAATTCCTGTGGTACGTTTCTCCACGTCTTATTCCGCTGGTATTGCCACTAACGATCCTGGTCACTTCCCTAATGGTTTTTGGGAATTTTTCTGAAAAGTATGAATTCGCGGCAATGAAATCTACAGGGATCTCTTTGCAGCGCGCCATGCGAAGCCTCACGATCTTTATACTCATCCTTGCCGGAACAGCCTTCCTGTTTGCCAATAATGTGATCCCTTATTCTGAATATAAGTGGCAGAACCTTAGAAGAAACATCGCCCAGGTTAGTCCGTCCATGGTAATAGCCGAAGGACAGTTTAGCCAGATTGGAGACGATTTTAATATCAAAGTAGCCGAGAAAAGCGGGGATCGCGACCAGTACTTAAAGAATATAGTGATCCACAAGAAAAACCCTTCAAGGCCAAATGGAAACTATACCGTAATTATCGCAGATAATGGCGAGTTGGCCAGTGCCAAGGGTAGCAACACCCTATCGTTGATATTAAATGAAGGCTATTATTTTGATGAAGTTCAGACCAAAGATCCCGAAAAACAACAAAAGGAGCCCTTTGTAAAAAGTTATTTTGAGCAATATGTGATCAATATCGACCTAACCGAATTCAATGATACAGATGTAGACAAAGAGAACGACGTAAGCAACCACAATATGTACAAGATGTCCGAGCTGTTCGTGGAGATCGACTCTCTCTCTATTGGTTATACCAACGACATTAAAACCTTTGCAGATAATATGTACTACCGTAGCGGACTTTCAAAGTTCAAGGATCCAAAAGTACAGGATGTGGAAGGCACAGATACCATAGGCCAGGTTCTGGAGGTTTACCAGGTGCCCATTCAGTTGAACATTTTGAACATGGCTCTTAACAACGTAAGAGGGACCATCCAGTCGATAAACTCTAAAAAGATCGAATTCCAAATTAAGACCAAGCAGCTCAATAAACACGAGATCGCTCTTCATGAGAAATACGTACTCGCAATTGCCTGCATCATACTCTTCTTTGTAGGTGCTCCCCTGGGTGCTATAATCCGTAAAGGTGGAATGGGACTTCCCATGGTGGTGGCAGTATTGCTCTTCCTAACCTATCATTTCATCGGGATATTTGCGAAGAACAGTGCAGAAGACGGGACAATGCATCCTTTTATCGCATCCTGGATTAGTACAGCTATCATGCTCCCCCTTGGGGTATGGCTTACTTACAGGGCGACGACAGATCAAGGCATCTTCGATATCGATTCCTTTCTTCATCGATTTAGAAAATCGCCAGCCGCCGAAGTGGAAGTTGTGTACGAGAACCTCAATAAAGAGATCGCGATAACCAAAGAGGAAGAAGAATCCTTGGAAGGCCTAACGGTAGCCCAGCTTAAAGACGCTGTAAAGAACTCTAAGCAATATGGCTATACAAGTGATTTCAGGATCGCTGCCTTGCGAAAACTAGCCGAGCACGGGTTTACCCAAGAGCATTTACACGTTTCGGGAGATTTGTATAATAAAGACCTTATCGAAGCGGAAAAACTGGTTAGCCGATTCAGGAAACTATCTGTATATACCTTTATTTGTTTTGCGCTTTATTTGGTAATACCAATTGTCACCACGGCAATGGAGACTAAAGATGAAACCATAACTGTTATACTTTCGGTGATCGGGCTGATTAATATCGTGCTTTTCTATGTCTTCCTATTCAAGACCCATAATACCGTGAATAACCTAAGTAGGATCACCAAAGACCAAACGATTAATTCGGCAGTAATCTTAGTGGGATTCCCGCTATATATCTTTTTGTATTTCTACTATAAGAGACACATACAACGAAGCTTGAAAAATATTCGTTAA
- a CDS encoding LolA family protein has translation MKKLALLLVALISLSSTLAQNPKSLLGEVSAKVKSYENIQIDFKYNLNNAKENVNQDTRGDVTLQGNKYVLNMLGITRMFDGKTIYTIVPEDEEVTISAYDAAEDKEITPSKMLTFYEKGYTYKMDITQNVKGRKIQYVKLIPIDTRAEIKDILLGIDVQTKHIYKLIQTDNKGTKYTITVNSFKTNQPLSKTLFTFDEAKYKRDGYYINKLD, from the coding sequence ATGAAAAAGTTAGCCTTATTATTAGTAGCCCTGATCAGCTTGTCATCCACCCTGGCACAGAATCCAAAAAGCCTGCTGGGTGAAGTTTCGGCAAAGGTGAAAAGCTATGAAAATATTCAGATCGATTTTAAGTACAACCTTAACAACGCCAAGGAAAATGTAAACCAGGATACCCGTGGCGATGTAACCTTACAGGGAAATAAGTATGTATTGAACATGCTGGGTATTACCCGTATGTTCGACGGAAAAACGATCTATACTATTGTTCCGGAAGATGAAGAGGTAACTATTTCGGCTTACGATGCTGCCGAAGATAAGGAGATCACCCCCTCTAAGATGTTGACCTTTTACGAAAAGGGATACACCTACAAGATGGATATTACCCAGAATGTAAAAGGCAGAAAGATTCAGTATGTAAAGCTCATCCCAATCGATACGAGAGCGGAGATCAAAGATATTTTACTGGGGATCGATGTGCAGACCAAGCATATTTACAAATTGATTCAGACGGATAACAAAGGAACCAAATACACTATTACGGTTAATTCTTTTAAAACCAACCAACCGTTGTCCAAAACTCTTTTTACCTTTGATGAAGCTAAGTACAAAAGGGACGGATATTATATCAATAAGCTGGATTAA